The genome window TGCGGGCGCACGCCACCCAGATCACCGTCGACGGCCCGTTCTTCGCGCTGTCCAACCACCTCGGGCAGAAGATCTGGGGCACGGAGTGCTTCCAGTTGGTGCACGGGGAACTCGAGTCCGTCCGCCCGGCGTCCGATCTGTTCGCCGGCCTGTGAAGCAGGGCAGGGGCACTGCCCGGCCCGGTGCGACGCCGCAACGGCGGCCGCCGCCCGGTCCGTCCGCCGTGAAACGACCGACCGCGACGCCGGCCGCCCCGGCCTGGCACGCGCTGTTCGCCAAATCCGAGGGTGTGGCCGATTGGGTGGCCCGTGCGGGTCTGCCCCGGGTGATCGCGGTGTCCGTCGGTGTGGCCCTGCTCGGCTTCGTCGTCGCGGTGGCCGGTGCGTTCGAGCACGCCGAGAAGGCGCCGGTGGGACTCCTCGTCTCGCTGCTCGCCGAAGGCTCGGTGGCCTTCGCCGCCGGGGTGCACACCCGCAGCCGGTTCGGTGCCGCACTGCCCGTGCTCGCCTGGGTGGCCGCCACCCTGCTCGGGGCCACCGAACGCCCGGAGGGTGACCTGGTCATCCCGGCCGATTCGCTCGGATATGCCTACCTGCTGGGCGGTTTGGTGCTGTTGGGACTGTTGACCCTGCTGCCATATGGCGGATCTCTCCTCCCCGACCGGTAGCAGTGCGCGTGGTTGCCCTGCGGGCGCGTGTTCGTTTGATGTACTGAGCGCGGAAGGATTCGGCGAGCTTGCGAGCCGATCAATGAGCGCCGCCGAAGGGGGACTGGGCGTGGCCGCACCGACGCCTCTGCCGCACCGGCGGGCGGTGCGACCCGGCATGGTCGCTGGGGTCGTGGGCGCCCCCGTCGTACTGCTGATCGGTCTTTACCTGATCGGCGTGGCGCTGACCGGGTCCAACGTGCCGCGGGGCACCGAGGTGTTCGGGGTGAACATCGGCGGGAACTCATCGGCCGCCGCGCAGGCGAAATTGGCCAGGGATCTGCCCGCTGTCATGCCTGCCACGTTCACGGTGAACGCCGGTGACAAGAGCTTCCCGTTGGAGGCCACCAATCTGGGGCTGTCCGCGGACCCGGCGGCCACGGTGACGGCGGCCCGGCATGGCGCGCACCGACCGTTGAGCGCCTACAAGTCCCTGCTCGGCATAAACCGCCGGATCGCCCCGGTGCTGGCCGTGGACACCCCGAAGCTCACCGACGTGCTCAACACCCTGTCCACCAACATCCACCAGGACCTGGTCGAGGGCAATCTGGTGTTCACCGACGGGGTGGCCTCGGCGGTGGAGCCGGTGCCCGGCCGGGTGCTGGACGTGCCCGGCACCATCGCCGCAGTGGAGCAGGCCTACCGGGTCGGCTTCGACCAGGTGCCCGCCGCGTTGACCCTCACCAAGCCGGCCGCCACCGCGGATGCTGTGCACCGGGCGTTGGTCGACTTCGGCGTCAAGGCCATGTCCGGCCCGATCACGGTCACCGTGGGCCCGGACTCGGTGGAGATCACCGCGCAGGAGTTGGGCAGCCACCTGTCGATGACGCCGGACGGTAACGGCGGCCTGCGCCCGGTGCTCGGCGGGGTCGGGCTGGCCGCGGACATCATGGCCAAGGCCCCGGACCTGGGCACCAAGGCACGCAACGCGACCTTCAAGATCGTCGATGACGAACCGGTGATCGTGCCCAGCCAGGCCGGTGCGGCCATCGACCCGGACAAGTTGGCCTCCGGCGTGCTGGACATGCTCGCCGGCACCGGACCCCGCGAGGTCACCGCCGCGGTCGCGCA of Sporichthyaceae bacterium contains these proteins:
- a CDS encoding DUF6113 family protein is translated as MKRPTATPAAPAWHALFAKSEGVADWVARAGLPRVIAVSVGVALLGFVVAVAGAFEHAEKAPVGLLVSLLAEGSVAFAAGVHTRSRFGAALPVLAWVAATLLGATERPEGDLVIPADSLGYAYLLGGLVLLGLLTLLPYGGSLLPDR
- a CDS encoding VanW family protein, which gives rise to MSAAEGGLGVAAPTPLPHRRAVRPGMVAGVVGAPVVLLIGLYLIGVALTGSNVPRGTEVFGVNIGGNSSAAAQAKLARDLPAVMPATFTVNAGDKSFPLEATNLGLSADPAATVTAARHGAHRPLSAYKSLLGINRRIAPVLAVDTPKLTDVLNTLSTNIHQDLVEGNLVFTDGVASAVEPVPGRVLDVPGTIAAVEQAYRVGFDQVPAALTLTKPAATADAVHRALVDFGVKAMSGPITVTVGPDSVEITAQELGSHLSMTPDGNGGLRPVLGGVGLAADIMAKAPDLGTKARNATFKIVDDEPVIVPSQAGAAIDPDKLASGVLDMLAGTGPREVTAAVAQTQAKFTTEDARALGIVEKMSTFKTYFPIAPYRLTNIGRAAKLINGSIVKPGQTWSLNKTVGERTEANGFVKGFIIKGDKFAEDLGGGVSQSATTTFNAVFFAGLQDVEHHPHSLYISRYPAGREATVAWPDKDLRWKNDSGHGVYMQAVMKPGWISVTLWGTKFWDKIESISGPRHNIKHPGDPIISTDPTCHATEPVDGFDIDVTRVFYRDGAEANRETFHTHYDPTFKVICKPAPTASPTPGATDSPDQTSAPDPGSQPDPGMTADSTPAPTSKQH